The Terriglobia bacterium genome includes a region encoding these proteins:
- a CDS encoding zinc-ribbon domain-containing protein codes for MAFCPNCGTAIAADSAFCGNCGQSTRAGAAAPVAQVAPAQVAAVPVQASVPGLTSNMAGALAYILGVISGIVFLVLEPYKRDHFVRFHAFQSIFYSVACIVFAIAWNIGWDILGSISGWLYLIAIPIRLAISLALFLFWLFLMYQAYNNREFKIPFIGQLAAKQVG; via the coding sequence ATGGCATTCTGTCCAAATTGCGGTACGGCCATTGCGGCCGACAGTGCGTTCTGCGGAAACTGCGGACAATCGACAAGGGCGGGAGCGGCGGCGCCGGTGGCACAAGTGGCTCCGGCGCAGGTGGCGGCGGTTCCGGTACAGGCAAGCGTACCGGGGCTCACCAGCAACATGGCGGGGGCACTGGCATACATTCTTGGGGTCATTTCCGGGATTGTGTTCCTGGTACTCGAACCGTATAAGCGCGACCACTTCGTGCGATTCCATGCGTTCCAGTCGATTTTCTATAGCGTGGCGTGCATCGTGTTCGCGATTGCCTGGAATATTGGGTGGGACATTCTCGGCAGCATCAGCGGATGGCTTTATCTGATTGCGATTCCGATCCGCCTGGCGATTTCGCTTGCCCTGTTCCTGTTCTGGTTGTTCCTGATGTACCAGGCGTACAACAACCGCGAATTTAAGATTCCGTTCATCGGGCAACTGGCGGCTAAGCAAGTCGGATAG